The Punica granatum isolate Tunisia-2019 chromosome 4, ASM765513v2, whole genome shotgun sequence genome has a window encoding:
- the LOC116203862 gene encoding inositol monophosphatase 3, translating into MAQNDSLLSEYLQTAVDAANKAGELIRKGFYQTKNVEHKGQVDLVTETDKACEELIFNHFRERYPSHKFIGEETTAACGSSELTDDPTWIVDPLDGTTNFVHGFPFVCISIGLTIGKVPTVGVVYNPIMNELFTGIRGKGAFLNGNPIKVSSQSELVKSLLAAEVGIKRDKLTVDLTTGRINSLLFKVRSLRMSGSCALNLCGIACGRIDLFYEHGFGGPWDVAGGALIVQEAGGLVYDPSGKDFDITSQRVAASNPLLKDAFLEVLGQFE; encoded by the exons ATGGCACAAAACG ATTCGCTGCTGTCCGAGTACCTCCAGACTGCTGTCGATGCAGCCAACAAAGCCGGAGAG TTAATCCGTAAAGGGTTCTACCAGACCAAGAATGTCGAGCACAAAGGCCag GTGGATTTGGTGACTGAAACTGACAAAGCATGTGAAGAGCTCATATTTAACCATTTTAGGGAGCGTTATCCCTCGCACAAG TTCATCGGCGAAGAGACTACTGCTGCCTGTGGGTCCTCAGAGCTGACTGATGACCCAACCTGGATTGTTGATCCTCTTGATGGAACGACTAACTTTGTTCACGG ATTCCCCTTTGTATGCATCTCCATTGGCCTCACAATCGGCAAAGTTCCCACAGTTGGAGTTGTTTATAATCCAATTATGAATGAG CTTTTTACTGGAATACGCGGAAAAGGTGCTTTTCTGAATGGCAACCCCATCAAAG TGTCATCTCAGTCTGAACTAGTGAAGTCTCTCCTTGCAGCCGAG GTTGGGATCAAACGTGACAAGTTAACAGTGGATTTGACTACAGGCAGAATCAACAGTTTACTTTTCAAG GTAAGGTCACTTCGAATGAGCGGCTCATGTGCACTAAACCTCTGTGGAATAGCATGCGGACGAATTGATCTCTTTTATGAACATGGCTTCGGGGGTCCCTG GGATGTGGCAGGTGGAGCTCTGATTGTCCAGGAAGCTGGAGGACTTGTCTATGACCC ATCTGGTAAGGATTTTGACATTACATCTCAGCGAGTGGCGGCCTCAAACCCACTCCTCAAGGATGCGTTCCTCGAGGTCTTGGGACAGTTCGAATGA
- the LOC116203861 gene encoding cytochrome b561 and DOMON domain-containing protein At5g47530-like has protein sequence MAGKITRALLLGLYSCVLVSTMFISSHAQACSSYTFSSNQVFSSCTDLPVLNAFIHWNYDTSTGKVQLAYRHTSVDTSKWVAWAINPTSTGMPGAQALVAYQQSDGSMRAYMSPISGYSTGLQEGNLSFDVSNLSATYSNGEITIFATITPPGNSTSVNQVWQDGPLNGGTPAQHALSGANTQSKGTLNFASGQAGSSGGSSRLEKKNIHGVLNVVSWGILMPIGVIIARYLRVFKSADPTWFYLHVTCQSSAYIIGVAGWATGLKLGSESKGITYSVHRTIGIILFCLATLQVFALLLRPKKEHKYRNYWNVYHHAVGYAVIILAVVNIFKGFDALNPEKKWKNAYIGVLIALGINFLWLEAYTWYIVLKRKRSQSNAEKASYGYGNGNGIGIGTTNGSNNGYGGRPHHDV, from the exons ATGGCCGGGAAGATCACGAGAGCTCTCCTTCTGGGGCTATATTCGTGCGTGCTTGTGTCCACGATGTTCATCTCATCCCACGCTCAAGCGTGCTCTAGCTACACTTTCTCATCCAACCAGGTCTTCAGCTCCTGCACCGACCTACCGGTCCTCAACGCTTTCATCCACTGGAACTATGACACATCCACAG GCAAGGTCCAGTTGGCGTACCGGCACACTTCAGTGGATACATCCAAATGGGTAGCATGGGCCATAAACCCTACCTCAACCGGCATGCCAGGGGCCCAGGCGCTGGTGGCATACCAGCAATCAGATGGCTCCATGAGAGCCTACATGTCCCCGATCAGTGGCTATAGTACCGGGTTGCAAGAAGGCAACCTAAGCTTCGATGTATCGAATCTGTCAGCGACTTACTCCAATGGCGAGATAACCATCTTTGCCACGATCACGCCCCCCGGTAACAGCACGTCGGTGAATCAGGTGTGGCAGGATGGACCACTCAACGGGGGCACGCCTGCCCAACACGCGCTCTCCGGGGCGAATACTCAGTCCAAAGGGACTCTCAATTTTGCTTCAGGACAGGCTGGTTCTAGCGGAGGCAGCTCAagattggaaaagaaaaac ATTCATGGAGTGCTAAATGTAGTGAGCTGGGGAATCCTGATGCCGATAGGGGTCATAATCGCGAGGTACCTGAGGGTGTTCAAGTCCGCGGATCCTACATGGTTCTATCTGCACGTAACTTGCCAGTCTTCGGCATACATAATCGGGGTTGCCGGGTGGGCCACCGGTCTCAAGCTCGGTAGTGAGTCCAAGGGAATCACTTACTCTGTCCACAGAACCATTGGCATCATCCTCTTCTGCCTCGCCACCCTCCAG GTGTTTGCGCTGCTGCTGAGGCCGAAGAAGGAGCACAAGTACAGGAACTACTGGAACGTGTACCACCACGCGGTTGGATACGCGGTGATCATCCTCGCCGTGGTCAACATCTTCAAGGGGTTCGACGCCTTGAATCCCGAGAAGAAGTGGAAGAACGCCTACATCGGAGTCCTCATCGCTCTGGGGATCAACTTCCTATGGCTGGAGGCATACACTTGGTACATTGTCCTGAAGAGGAAGAGGTCACAGAGTAATGCAGAGAAGGCCAGCTATGGGTATGGCAATGGGAATGGAATTGGAATTGGGACCACCAATGGTAGTAACAATGGGTATGGTGGTAGGCCCCACCACGATGTGTAG